In the Caballeronia sp. LZ062 genome, one interval contains:
- a CDS encoding cupin domain-containing protein, producing the protein MQRDEFLAQLSAEGFPEAVTVTREANGSLDEHAHPFEAKALIVEGQITLRIGDEARLYRVGDVFHLPANVEHTEQYGPQGVSYLVGRK; encoded by the coding sequence ATGCAGCGCGACGAATTTCTCGCCCAGCTTTCCGCCGAAGGCTTTCCCGAAGCCGTGACCGTCACGCGCGAAGCAAACGGCTCACTCGATGAACACGCGCATCCGTTCGAAGCGAAGGCGCTGATCGTCGAAGGCCAAATCACGCTCCGAATAGGCGACGAAGCGCGGCTGTATCGCGTGGGCGACGTCTTCCATTTGCCGGCCAACGTCGAGCACACCGAACAGTACGGGCCGCAAGGCGTCAGCTATCTCGTCGGGCGAAAATAA
- a CDS encoding endonuclease/exonuclease/phosphatase family protein, translating into MRNPEHLPPAPSANAVTPDFTAVSWNLHKGRSPLGLRAWSAMQRWVQTTNADVYFLQEAMARRLPQPVLASGFGKPLSAPLDDVWHCQATEIATALELQIALGPNVFKPSWRHGNAILSPHPLDLSGRWDISAHRFEKRGLLVARATFAGHAITLLCAHLALTRSARLRQMNWIAHWIAKEAPEGPLVLAGDFNDWRNDSVPLFGELGMNEVATMLGESGRTFPAFSPALALDKMFVRGLKPVQWIVPTQDTAWLSDHLPYMAKLRIAD; encoded by the coding sequence ATGCGAAATCCAGAACATCTTCCGCCAGCACCGTCCGCGAATGCGGTCACGCCGGATTTCACGGCGGTGAGCTGGAATCTGCACAAGGGGCGCTCGCCGCTCGGCCTGCGCGCATGGAGCGCCATGCAGCGATGGGTGCAGACCACCAACGCAGACGTCTATTTTCTTCAGGAAGCCATGGCCCGGCGGTTGCCTCAGCCGGTGCTCGCAAGCGGCTTCGGCAAGCCGCTTTCCGCCCCGCTCGACGATGTCTGGCATTGCCAGGCCACCGAGATCGCCACCGCGCTCGAGTTGCAGATCGCGCTCGGCCCTAACGTGTTCAAACCGTCGTGGCGGCACGGCAATGCCATTCTGTCGCCGCATCCGCTGGATCTGTCCGGACGCTGGGATATTTCGGCACATCGCTTCGAGAAGCGCGGGTTGCTCGTCGCGCGCGCCACCTTCGCGGGACACGCCATCACGCTGCTGTGCGCGCATCTCGCGCTCACGCGCTCCGCGCGGCTGCGTCAGATGAACTGGATCGCGCACTGGATCGCGAAGGAAGCGCCGGAGGGCCCGCTCGTGCTGGCGGGCGATTTCAACGACTGGCGCAACGACTCCGTGCCGCTTTTCGGCGAACTCGGCATGAACGAAGTCGCGACCATGCTCGGCGAATCCGGCCGCACGTTTCCGGCGTTTTCGCCGGCGCTCGCGCTCGACAAGATGTTCGTGCGCGGCCTGAAACCGGTGCAATGGATCGTGCCGACGCAGGATACCGCGTGGCTCTCGGATCACCTGCCGTACATGGCGAAGCTGCGTATCGCCGATTGA
- a CDS encoding response regulator — protein MTLNAETHDGAACRRILLVDDSADAAFALSMLLEALGHEVRTEHDGVCALDSIDDFRPDVVVLDIGLPGMSGFDVAREMRKRDATRGALLLALTGYGSAEDRQTALDAGFDHHLTKPVSIGALEALLSRA, from the coding sequence ATGACCCTGAACGCCGAAACGCATGACGGCGCGGCGTGCCGCCGTATTCTGCTCGTCGATGACAGCGCCGATGCGGCCTTCGCCCTGTCGATGCTGCTGGAGGCGCTCGGCCACGAGGTTCGCACCGAGCACGACGGCGTGTGCGCGCTCGATTCCATCGACGATTTCCGGCCGGACGTGGTGGTGCTGGACATCGGCTTGCCGGGCATGAGCGGCTTCGACGTGGCGCGCGAGATGCGCAAGCGCGATGCGACCCGTGGCGCCCTTCTGCTCGCGCTCACCGGCTACGGCAGCGCGGAGGACCGGCAGACCGCGCTCGATGCCGGCTTCGATCATCACCTGACCAAACCCGTTTCCATCGGCGCTCTCGAGGCGCTGCTCTCGCGCGCCTGA
- a CDS encoding DUF72 domain-containing protein yields MAAKDKTQGAARIRVGIGGWDFEPWRGTFYPEGLTHKRELEYASRALTSIEVNGTFYRLQKPDTFAKWRDETPDDFVFSLKAPRYATNRRVLAEAGDSIERFLASGVLELQDKLGAINWQFAPTKHFDPEDFESFLKLLPASVEGRTMRHAVEVRHESFADAAFVALLRKYGVAVVVEGDSDYPQIADITAPFVYARIMGTTEKQKLGYSKAALDHWAARAKEWAAGGAPEDLQTVGKPPAKASARDVYLYVISGYKAANPAAAMALIERLKKAA; encoded by the coding sequence ATGGCGGCGAAGGACAAGACTCAAGGCGCGGCACGCATTCGTGTCGGTATTGGCGGATGGGACTTCGAGCCGTGGCGCGGCACGTTTTATCCCGAAGGTCTCACGCACAAACGCGAACTCGAATACGCGAGCCGCGCACTGACGAGCATCGAGGTGAACGGCACCTTCTACCGTTTGCAGAAGCCGGACACGTTCGCCAAGTGGCGCGATGAAACGCCCGACGACTTCGTGTTCTCGCTGAAAGCGCCGCGCTATGCCACGAATCGGCGGGTGTTGGCTGAAGCGGGCGATTCCATCGAGCGCTTTCTCGCGAGCGGCGTGCTGGAACTGCAGGACAAGCTCGGCGCGATCAACTGGCAGTTCGCGCCGACCAAGCATTTCGATCCCGAAGATTTCGAGAGCTTCCTGAAGCTGCTGCCCGCCAGCGTCGAAGGCCGCACGATGCGTCACGCCGTGGAAGTGCGGCACGAGAGTTTCGCCGATGCCGCGTTCGTCGCGCTGCTGCGGAAGTACGGTGTCGCGGTGGTCGTGGAGGGCGATTCTGACTATCCGCAGATCGCGGATATCACCGCGCCGTTCGTGTACGCGCGCATCATGGGCACGACCGAAAAGCAGAAATTGGGCTACTCGAAGGCGGCGCTCGACCACTGGGCCGCGCGCGCGAAAGAGTGGGCAGCGGGTGGGGCGCCGGAGGACTTACAGACCGTTGGCAAGCCGCCGGCGAAGGCGTCAGCGCGCGATGTCTATCTGTATGTGATCAGCGGGTATAAGGCCGCCAATCCGGCCGCGGCGATGGCGTTGATCGAGAGATTGAAGAAAGCGGCCTAG
- the garL gene encoding 2-dehydro-3-deoxyglucarate aldolase: protein MPSSTQYQPLPNAFRASLRAREKLIGCWASLASPIVTELLGVVGFDWMLLDAEHAPNDTLTLIPQLMSLKDSVSAPVVRPPANEPVGIKRLLDAGFVNFLIPFVDSAADATRAVAATRYPPEGIRGVSVGHRGNRYGTVADYFKVANDNISVAVQIESRAAVDAIDEIAAVDGVDALFVGPSDLAAAYGHLGDANHPDVQAAIAHVFERAHAAGKASGILAPVQQDAERYLSMGCTLVAVCADLGMLRNAAQAVKKHFIAQ from the coding sequence ATGCCGTCGTCGACCCAGTATCAACCGTTGCCCAACGCCTTCCGTGCCTCGCTTCGCGCTCGCGAGAAGCTGATCGGCTGCTGGGCGTCGCTGGCGAGTCCGATCGTCACGGAACTCCTCGGTGTCGTGGGCTTCGACTGGATGCTGCTCGACGCGGAACACGCGCCCAACGACACGCTCACGCTCATCCCGCAATTGATGTCGCTCAAAGACAGCGTGAGCGCGCCCGTCGTGCGGCCGCCCGCGAACGAGCCCGTCGGCATCAAGCGCCTGCTCGATGCCGGCTTCGTCAACTTCCTGATTCCGTTCGTCGACAGCGCCGCCGACGCGACCCGCGCGGTCGCCGCGACGCGCTATCCGCCTGAGGGTATTCGCGGCGTGTCGGTCGGGCATCGCGGGAACCGTTACGGCACCGTCGCGGACTACTTCAAGGTAGCGAACGACAACATCAGCGTCGCGGTGCAGATCGAGAGCCGCGCAGCCGTCGATGCCATCGACGAGATCGCGGCTGTCGATGGCGTCGATGCGCTCTTCGTCGGTCCGTCGGATCTCGCCGCCGCCTACGGCCATCTCGGCGACGCGAACCACCCCGACGTCCAGGCGGCTATCGCGCACGTCTTCGAGCGCGCGCACGCGGCGGGCAAGGCGAGCGGCATTCTCGCGCCCGTGCAACAGGACGCCGAGCGCTACCTGTCGATGGGCTGTACGCTCGTCGCGGTATGCGCCGATCTCGGCATGCTCAGAAACGCGGCGCAGGCCGTGAAGAAACACTTCATCGCACAATGA
- a CDS encoding RidA family protein, translating into MSHSPKFSMIDAAPTPVGPFSHAAEADGWVFLTGQMPTDPDDDSAPLPEGIAAQTRRVMNNLILVLTGLGLTLDHVVSVRIFLTEFKRDYDAMNAVYRSYFLPKPLPARTCIGVTGLARDALVEIDFIARRP; encoded by the coding sequence ATGAGCCATTCACCGAAATTCTCGATGATCGACGCCGCGCCCACGCCCGTCGGACCGTTTTCGCACGCCGCCGAAGCCGACGGCTGGGTGTTTCTCACCGGCCAGATGCCGACCGATCCCGACGACGACAGCGCGCCGCTGCCCGAAGGCATCGCCGCACAGACCCGGCGCGTGATGAACAACCTGATTCTCGTGCTGACCGGCCTCGGCCTGACGCTCGATCACGTCGTGAGCGTGCGCATCTTCCTGACCGAGTTCAAGCGCGATTACGACGCCATGAACGCCGTCTACCGCTCGTACTTCCTGCCGAAGCCGTTGCCGGCGCGCACCTGCATCGGCGTGACAGGACTGGCGCGCGATGCGCTCGTGGAAATCGACTTCATCGCCCGGCGGCCTTGA
- a CDS encoding TnsD family Tn7-like transposition protein, with the protein MSLLLRPAFPDGELVNGYLRRVSDLHENQSLALLCRRLLARKTGLDGMPSCLAEFHSSIGHLYCDVETLLSRHTYLDYYSCGLPVNRLGEQRARLLGKLRGPVRLCRLPVLFTPSEGEHLVCTECLLLSAHTYPFEFVHRNHVAPFVTVCGTHGRPLESPGTQGLLFDQLCRSSPTQRQLLCAIEFAKRTTDCIEGGLFGLMYQRENVRRALLEAGWIADGGRIHLAQLIEEFKLFFDSSFADERLALLLSSHDHVHNAIRALMRPDHALHPVWCILLVWFAQDCSYWQHRPSVRARQEQVRLPEDHEIAQLLGKHGSLNKVALEAGVDKHRLAMRCRLVGIAFTPRERHVDDSQLKAVTRLFEDGRRPAEIVRLTRMSSATVYRILGALPDLLATKRKAASRRRTDAAKRRWTSLCRANPLAGVANLRAKAPAVYAQLQRNACGWLSQHSPERARSRRRAGSKRAPQLVRTMSLAANLAATECSRRDRPPERRSRYRMQQKLGLSEYAFETTEHDARSTSLLQSRSEAIANSIDWASRRLPAGLGATLWRLGKAASLRTSTVRHEIKRRRGAS; encoded by the coding sequence ACCTACATGAGAATCAGTCGTTGGCCCTGCTCTGTCGAAGATTGCTCGCGCGAAAGACAGGGCTCGACGGAATGCCGAGTTGCTTGGCCGAGTTTCATTCATCGATAGGACATCTGTACTGTGATGTTGAGACGCTTTTGTCTCGCCATACCTACCTCGACTACTACAGTTGCGGCCTGCCGGTGAATCGTCTCGGCGAGCAACGAGCGCGACTGTTGGGCAAGCTTCGTGGACCGGTACGGCTGTGCAGATTGCCGGTGTTGTTCACGCCTTCGGAGGGCGAGCATCTTGTTTGCACTGAATGCCTTTTGCTATCAGCGCACACATATCCTTTCGAATTTGTACATCGGAATCACGTTGCGCCTTTCGTGACGGTCTGTGGCACACACGGCCGCCCGCTGGAATCACCTGGAACACAGGGTCTACTGTTCGACCAGCTATGTAGGTCATCGCCGACTCAGCGGCAATTGCTCTGTGCAATTGAGTTCGCGAAACGCACCACAGATTGCATCGAGGGTGGGCTTTTTGGCCTCATGTATCAGAGGGAGAACGTGAGGAGGGCTTTATTAGAGGCGGGCTGGATTGCAGACGGAGGCCGAATCCATCTCGCACAGTTGATTGAGGAGTTCAAGCTCTTCTTTGACTCGTCGTTTGCGGACGAGCGGCTAGCCTTGCTACTGAGTTCACATGACCACGTTCATAACGCGATTCGGGCGTTGATGCGACCCGACCATGCGCTGCATCCGGTGTGGTGCATTCTGCTGGTCTGGTTCGCACAAGACTGTTCGTATTGGCAACATCGGCCGTCGGTCCGTGCTCGACAAGAGCAAGTCCGTCTCCCTGAGGACCATGAGATTGCCCAGCTCCTAGGAAAGCATGGTTCGCTGAACAAGGTGGCTCTGGAAGCTGGGGTAGACAAACATCGATTGGCGATGCGATGCAGGCTTGTTGGTATCGCATTCACGCCGCGCGAACGGCACGTCGACGACAGCCAACTGAAGGCGGTTACGCGCTTGTTCGAAGACGGTCGACGACCAGCGGAGATAGTTCGACTGACCCGAATGTCGAGTGCAACCGTCTATCGGATTTTGGGGGCTTTGCCGGACCTCTTGGCAACGAAGCGGAAAGCTGCGAGCCGCAGGCGAACAGATGCAGCCAAGCGGCGCTGGACATCCCTTTGTCGAGCAAATCCGCTTGCAGGTGTGGCGAATCTTAGAGCGAAAGCGCCTGCGGTCTACGCGCAGCTGCAGCGCAACGCATGTGGGTGGCTGTCCCAGCATAGCCCCGAGCGAGCGCGAAGCCGCCGGCGCGCTGGCTCGAAGCGCGCTCCACAGCTGGTGCGCACGATGAGTTTGGCAGCAAATCTTGCTGCGACCGAGTGCAGCCGACGTGACCGGCCGCCAGAAAGACGTTCGAGATACCGCATGCAACAAAAGTTAGGGTTGTCCGAATACGCATTCGAAACGACCGAGCATGACGCAAGAAGCACCTCGTTACTTCAATCTCGCAGCGAGGCGATTGCGAACAGCATTGATTGGGCAAGCAGACGATTGCCGGCAGGACTTGGGGCGACTTTGTGGCGGCTCGGTAAGGCTGCGAGTCTGCGAACCTCCACAGTGAGACACGAGATTAAGAGGAGGAGAGGTGCATCGTGA
- the arsC gene encoding arsenate reductase (glutaredoxin) (This arsenate reductase requires both glutathione and glutaredoxin to convert arsenate to arsenite, after which the efflux transporter formed by ArsA and ArsB can extrude the arsenite from the cell, providing resistance.): MTVTIYHNPKCGTSRNTLALIRNAGIEPNVIEYLTAPPSRETLVALIARAGLTVRDALREKGTPYAELGLDDPLLTDDQLIDAMLAHPILINRPFVDTPLGARLCRPSELVIDLLPSPQKGPFTKEDGEVIIDETGKRVR, from the coding sequence ATGACCGTCACCATCTATCACAACCCGAAGTGCGGCACGTCGCGCAATACGCTTGCGCTGATCCGCAATGCGGGCATCGAGCCGAATGTCATCGAATATCTCACGGCGCCGCCGAGCCGCGAGACACTCGTCGCGTTGATCGCGCGGGCGGGTCTCACGGTGCGCGACGCGCTGCGCGAGAAAGGCACGCCTTACGCCGAACTCGGTCTCGACGATCCGTTGCTGACCGACGACCAACTCATCGACGCAATGCTCGCGCATCCGATTCTGATCAACCGTCCGTTCGTCGACACGCCGCTCGGCGCGCGCCTGTGCCGTCCGTCCGAACTCGTGATCGACCTTTTGCCTTCGCCGCAAAAGGGACCGTTCACTAAGGAAGACGGCGAAGTGATCATCGACGAAACGGGAAAGCGTGTGCGCTAA
- a CDS encoding alpha-ketoglutarate-dependent dioxygenase AlkB yields the protein MFDLFDDIPKPDIAWHPDWIDADAGSDLMAALIDEVRWQQDTMNTPGGRVPLPRLTAWLGEPDAVYVYSGIRNVPQPWTPAVAQLRDAAQEASGARFNSVLINRYRSGLDSMGWHADKERELGPEPVIASVSLGATRRFEFRHARTHATHALSLTHGSLLVMRGRTQQEWVHRVPKEPGARGERINLTFRWVDASKARK from the coding sequence ATGTTCGATCTTTTCGACGACATTCCCAAGCCCGATATCGCGTGGCATCCGGACTGGATCGATGCCGACGCCGGCTCCGACCTGATGGCCGCGCTCATCGACGAAGTGCGCTGGCAGCAGGACACGATGAACACGCCCGGCGGCCGCGTGCCGCTGCCGCGCCTGACCGCATGGCTGGGCGAGCCGGACGCGGTCTACGTCTATTCGGGCATTCGCAACGTGCCGCAGCCGTGGACGCCCGCCGTCGCGCAGCTACGCGACGCCGCGCAGGAAGCCAGCGGCGCGCGATTCAACAGCGTGCTCATCAACCGTTACCGCAGCGGACTCGACAGCATGGGCTGGCACGCCGACAAGGAGCGTGAACTCGGCCCGGAGCCGGTGATCGCCTCGGTGAGTCTCGGCGCGACGCGCAGGTTCGAATTCCGCCACGCGCGCACGCACGCCACACACGCGCTTTCGCTGACGCACGGCAGCCTGCTCGTGATGCGCGGGCGCACGCAGCAGGAATGGGTGCATCGCGTGCCGAAGGAGCCGGGCGCGCGCGGCGAGCGCATCAATCTTACGTTCCGCTGGGTGGACGCTTCGAAGGCGCGCAAGTGA